Proteins from one Impatiens glandulifera chromosome 2, dImpGla2.1, whole genome shotgun sequence genomic window:
- the LOC124925665 gene encoding glutamate--cysteine ligase, chloroplastic, which produces MALISQAGPSNCIHSEKGSWKFGSCFGSNMEIVKMKDTVCYGFRSLSSSKKAHIWHMDSVRTWSKRKHNMIVAASPPTEDAVIATEPLTKEDLVGYLASGCKPKENWRIGTEHEKFGFELQTLQPMSYAQIEELLNGISERFDWEKVMEGDKIIGLKQGKQSISLEPGGQFELSGAPLETLHQTCAEVNSHLYQVKAVAEEMGIGFLGIGFHPKWGIKDIPIMPKGRYEIMRNYMPKVGTLGLDMMFRTCTVQVNLDFSSEADMIRKFRAGLALQPIATSLFANSPFTEGKPNGYLSMRSHIWTDTDNNRAGMLPFVFDDSFGFEQYVDYALDVPMYFVYRKKKYIDCTGLSFRDFMKGKLPPLIGELPTLNDWENHLTTIFPEVRLKRYLEMRGADGGPWRRLCALPAFWVGLLYDDISLQAVIDLTADWTKEERQMLRNKVTRTGLKTPFRDGMLKHVAQDVLQLAKDGLDRRGYKETGFLNAVSEVVRTGVTPAENLLELYNNKWGKSVDPVFQELLY; this is translated from the exons ATGGCTCTTATATCTCAGGCCGGTCCATCCAATTGCATCCATTCTGAGAAGGGATCATGGAAGTTTGGCAGCTGCTTTGGAAGCAATATGGAAATTGTCAAGATGAAGGATACTGTCTGTTATGGTTTCCGGTCCTTGTCTTCCTCAAAGAAAGCGCATATTTGGCATATGGATAGTGTTAGAACTTGGTCCAAAAGAAAGCATAATATGATTGTTGCTGCAAGCCCTCCCACTGAAGATGCTGTGATCGCCACAGAGCCATTGACGAAAGAAGACCTTGTGGGATACCTTGCTTCTGGATGCAAGCCTAAAGAAAATTGGAG GATAGGAACAGAACATGAGAAGTTCGGTTTTGAGCTCCAAACTCTACAGCCTATGAGTTATGCACAAATAGAAGAGTTGCTTAATGGTATTTCTGAGAGATTTGATTGGGAGAAGGTAATGGAGGGTGACAAAATTATTGGATTAAAACAG GGTAAGCAAAGCATATCACTTGAACCAGGAGGCCAATTCGAGCTTAGTGGTGCTCCCCTTGAGACATTACATCAAACTTGTGCTGAAGTTAATTCACACCTTTATCAG GTAAAAGCTGTTGCAGAAGAAATGGGAATTGGATTTCTAGGGATCGGTTTTCATCCCAAATGGGGAATCAAGGACATACCTATAATGCCCAAG GGAAGATATGAGATAATGAGGAATTACATGCCAAAAGTTGGTACTCTTGGACTTGATATGATGTTCCGGACATGCACAGTCCAG GTCAATCTTGACTTCAGTTCTGAAGCAGATATGATTAGAAAATTCCGCGCTGGTCTTGCTTTGCAGCCT ATAGCTACATCACTCTTTGCTAACTCACCATTTACTGAAGGCAAACCAAATGGTTATCTTAGCATGAGAAG CCATATTTGGACTGATACAGACAATAACAGGGCTGGCATGCTTCCTTTTGTTTTTGATGACTCATTTGG GTTTGAACAGTATGTGGACTATGCCCTTGATGTCCCGATGTACTTTGTCTATCGAAAAAAGAAGTATATCGACTGTACTGGATTGTCATTCAGG GACTTCATGAAGGGGAAACTACCACCTCTTATAGGTGAACTTCCAACCCTGAATGATTGGGAAAATCATCTGACAACAATATTTCCCGAG GTGAGGCTGAAGAGGTATCTGGAAATGAGGGGAGCTGATGGGGGACCATGGAGGAGGTTATGTGCCTTACCAGCATTTTGG GTGGGTTTGTTATACGATGATATCTCTCTGCAAGCTGTCATTGACTTGACAGCTGACTGGACCAAGGAAGAAAGGCAGATGTTAAGGAATAAG GTAACGAGAACTGGTCTGAAGACACCATTTCGAGATGGGATGCTTAAGCATGTAGCACAAGATGTTCTCCAGTTAGCCAAG GATGGTTTGGATAGAAGAGGTTACAAGGAAACAGGATTCCTGAATGCGGTTTCAGAGGTTGTTAGAACAG GTGTTACACCTGCTGAGAATCTTTTGGAgttgtataataataaatgggGGAAATCTGTGGATCCTGTTTTCCAGGAATTGCTGTATTAA
- the LOC124928147 gene encoding LIM domain-containing protein WLIM2b-like, producing MSTFTGTTQKCKSCDKTVHFAEMITADGTPYHKTCFRCKQCNGRLEMGRYSLVEGVLYCKPHFEQFLRETGGVAKKPQSSARESMLTRTPSKVSTLFSGTQDKCAACKKTVYPVEKVTVEGEFYHKLCFKCAHGGCKLEMSNYAALDGFLYCKTHFIQLFKQKGNYSHLTKTSSINKKNEQLDQESTKSSLPDEPEVDKVDPDNSSSSQTDDHPEA from the exons ATGTCGACTTTCACCGGGACAACGCAGAAATGCAAGTCTTGCGATAAAACTGTCCATTTCGCGGAGATGATTACAGCCGATGGTACTCCTTATCATAAGACATGCTTTAGATGTAAACAATGCAATGGTCGCCTTGAG aTGGGTAGATACTCACTGGTGGAAGGAGTCTTGTATTGCAAACCACATTTTGAGCAATTTCTAAGGGAAACTGGTGGCGTGGCCAAAAAACCACAatctt CTGCGAGGGAAAGCATGCTG ACTAGGACTCCAAGTAAGGTCTCAACTCTTTTCTCTGGTACCCAAGATAAATGTGCTGCTTGCAAGAAGACTGTATACCCTGTTGAGAAG GTGACGGTTGAAGGAGAATTTTATCACAAGTTATGCTTCAAATGTGCCCACGGAGGATGCAAGCTTGAGATGTCTAACTATGCTGCGCTCGACGGGTTTCTCTATTGCAAAACGCACTTTATCCAACTGTTTAAGCAGAAGGGTAACTATAGTCATTTAACAAAGACATCGTCTATTAATAAAAAGAACGAGCAATTAGACCAAGAATCTACTAAGTCAAGTCTGCCCGATGAACCCGAAGTAGACAAAGTTGACCCAGATAATTCATCTTCGAGCCAGACAGATGATCATCCGGAAGcataa
- the LOC124923778 gene encoding remorin-like: protein MMKTKKVHFKPDSPIQIPSPDGETSLVSINTGETSKSQIITSEKVSDDLQESSDSIDREGLLEKVEMEKKLALIQAWEENEKSKAEAKAYKKLSGVGAWEVSKRAILEVELRVIEEKYEKMKAEKIKEMNNKQIEVQKAAEQKRAAIIAKRGEDVVMVEESAAKFRASGYVPKRLFSRFC from the exons atgatgaagacgaagaaAGTTCACTTCAAACCTGATTCTCCGATTCAAATTCCATCTCCCGATGGCGAAACCTCACTCGTTTCGATCAACACCGGAGAGACGTCCAAATCACAAATTATTACATCTGAAA AGGTCTCAGATGATCTTCAAGAATCGAGCGACTCCATTGACAgag AGGGATTGCTGGAGAAAGTTGAAATGGAGAAGAAACTAGCTTTGATTCAAGCTTgggaagaaaatgaaaaatccaaAGCAGAGGCCAA GGCATACAAGAAACTATCAGGAGTAGGTGCTTGGGAAGTTAGTAAAAGAGCTATTTTGGAGGTCGAGTTAAGGGTAATTGAg gAAAAGTATGAGAAAATGAAGGCGgagaaaataaaggaaatgaACAACAAACAAATTGAAGTTCAAAAAGCAGCGGAACAGAAGAGGGCTGCGATCATAGCCAAAAGAGGTGAAGACGTGGTCATGGTGGAGGAATCGGCCGCCAAGTTTCGAGCCTCAGGCTACGTTCCTAAGAGATTGTTTAGTCGGTTTTGTTAG